One window of Psychrobacillus sp. FSL H8-0483 genomic DNA carries:
- a CDS encoding DNA alkylation repair protein, with protein MKSNWTTELVKSYMEPHRNEENAISMAKYMKNKFPFLGIKTPERRMLFRALIKENELPPYEELYEVVWAIFQLEEREYHYVAIELLGKYKKNLRVEDLPFCLKLMESHSWWDSVDAIAPTIVGDIVKSNRAEGETVMLEWAKSSSMWTNRASILHQLKYKNATNEELLFATIDRHRASKEFFIQKAIGWVLREYAKTSPEVVRHFVESTQLAALSKREALKHIK; from the coding sequence ATGAAATCTAATTGGACAACAGAGCTTGTAAAAAGCTATATGGAGCCACATCGAAATGAGGAAAATGCAATATCGATGGCAAAATATATGAAAAACAAGTTCCCGTTTTTAGGAATTAAAACTCCTGAACGCAGAATGTTATTTCGTGCACTAATAAAAGAAAATGAGCTTCCTCCATATGAAGAGTTATACGAGGTAGTATGGGCGATTTTTCAATTAGAGGAGCGAGAATATCATTACGTGGCAATCGAATTATTAGGTAAATATAAAAAGAACCTAAGAGTAGAGGATTTACCTTTTTGCTTAAAGTTAATGGAGAGTCACTCATGGTGGGATAGTGTGGATGCTATTGCACCTACTATTGTTGGAGACATTGTGAAATCCAATAGAGCAGAAGGAGAAACAGTGATGCTTGAGTGGGCTAAGTCTTCAAGTATGTGGACAAACCGGGCTTCTATTTTACATCAGCTAAAATACAAAAATGCTACGAATGAAGAGTTATTATTTGCAACAATTGATCGCCACCGTGCTTCCAAAGAATTTTTCATTCAAAAAGCAATAGGTTGGGTGTTAAGGGAATATGCAAAAACAAGTCCAGAAGTTGTTCGCCATTTTGTAGAAAGTACGCAACTTGCTGCTTTGAGCAAACGAGAAGCTTTGAAGCATATTAAATGA
- the nfsA gene encoding oxygen-insensitive NADPH nitroreductase codes for MVQELLRAHASVRKYKDYSLSREEVSELVKTAQHAASSHFVQAYSVIWVTDVEKKEELGRLSRNPKQFETAGAALLLCADFHRLQVAGQIHDTKIEMDTTENVLVGTVDVALFAQNLVIAAESKGFGICYIGGVRNEPEEISRLFDLPEGVFPLFAITLGVPDQENEVKPRLPVEAILHENIYDSSKYETLLKEYDQTMEEYYASRGSNQKVANWTKQMADFLESPRRPHMAKFLASKGFQLK; via the coding sequence ATGGTTCAGGAATTGTTACGAGCTCATGCATCTGTTCGAAAATACAAAGATTATTCGTTATCGAGAGAAGAAGTTTCAGAATTAGTTAAAACTGCTCAACATGCAGCAAGCTCTCATTTTGTACAAGCATATAGCGTTATTTGGGTGACAGATGTAGAGAAAAAAGAAGAACTTGGCAGACTTTCTAGAAACCCTAAGCAATTCGAGACAGCAGGAGCAGCTCTATTACTTTGCGCGGATTTTCATCGTCTACAAGTAGCAGGTCAAATACATGATACGAAGATTGAAATGGATACTACAGAAAACGTATTAGTTGGTACAGTAGATGTTGCTTTATTTGCACAAAATCTAGTCATTGCAGCGGAGTCTAAAGGTTTTGGAATATGCTACATAGGTGGTGTACGCAATGAACCAGAAGAAATCAGTCGTTTGTTTGATTTACCAGAAGGGGTTTTTCCGTTATTTGCAATTACTCTAGGGGTCCCCGACCAGGAAAATGAAGTAAAGCCGCGTCTACCGGTGGAGGCAATATTACATGAGAACATATACGATAGCTCGAAATACGAAACGTTGTTAAAGGAATACGATCAAACAATGGAAGAGTATTATGCAAGTCGTGGTTCTAACCAAAAAGTAGCAAATTGGACAAAGCAAATGGCTGATTTCTTAGAAAGTCCTCGTCGCCCGCATATGGCTAAGTTCCTTGCGAGTAAAGGATTTCAATTGAAATGA
- a CDS encoding DUF779 domain-containing protein: MVERVIATDAALELIELLKTKHGPLMFHQSGGCCDGSSPMCYPDGDLIVGDQDVLLGRIGEVPFYMHKNQFDYWKHTQLIIDVVDGRGGMFSLEGVEGKRFLTRSRAFTTEENNQLQA, from the coding sequence ATGGTTGAACGCGTTATCGCAACAGACGCTGCACTGGAACTCATTGAATTATTAAAAACTAAGCATGGACCACTTATGTTTCATCAGTCAGGGGGCTGCTGCGATGGTTCTTCTCCCATGTGCTATCCAGATGGCGATTTAATCGTGGGAGACCAAGATGTATTATTAGGTCGTATTGGTGAAGTGCCCTTTTATATGCACAAAAATCAGTTTGATTACTGGAAGCATACACAATTAATCATCGATGTTGTGGATGGACGAGGTGGAATGTTTTCCCTTGAAGGAGTAGAAGGTAAACGTTTTTTAACAAGATCCCGTGCATTTACCACAGAAGAAAATAATCAATTACAAGCCTAA
- the adh gene encoding aldehyde dehydrogenase, with the protein MVYAFPNTEGSKVSFKDKYENYINGEWTPPVNGQYFENVTPVTGKVFTQVASSTAEDIELALDAAHAAKDAWGKTSVAERSNILNKIANRIEENLEVLAIAETWDNGKAVRETLNADLPLAIDHFRYFAGAIRAQEGGLSQIDNDTVAYHFHEPLGVVGQIIPWNFPILMAVWKLAPALAAGNCVVLKPAEQTPASILVLMELIGDLLPPGVVNIVNGFGLEAGKPLASSPRISKIAFTGETTTGRLIMQYASQNLIPVTLELGGKSPNIFFEDIMDEDDAFLDKAVEGFVLFALNQGEVCTCPSRVLIQESIYDKFMERVLARVEAINIGNPLDPSVMMGAQASTEQMEKILSYLDIGKQEGAECLIGGKRNTLDGELADGYYIKPTVFKGNNSMRIFQEEIFGPVVSVTTFKTKEEALEIANDTLYGLGSGIWTRNMNTAYRFGRSIQAGRVWTNCYHQYPAHAAFGGYKMSGIGRENHLMMLSHYQQTKNLLVSYNENKLGFF; encoded by the coding sequence ATGGTTTATGCATTTCCTAATACAGAAGGCTCGAAGGTTTCGTTTAAGGACAAGTATGAAAACTATATTAATGGCGAGTGGACACCCCCGGTAAATGGTCAATATTTTGAAAACGTTACACCAGTAACAGGAAAAGTATTTACACAGGTTGCAAGTTCAACTGCAGAAGACATTGAGCTTGCTTTAGATGCAGCACATGCTGCGAAAGATGCATGGGGCAAAACTTCAGTAGCTGAAAGGTCAAATATATTAAATAAAATCGCAAATCGTATAGAAGAAAATTTAGAAGTGCTTGCAATAGCAGAAACATGGGATAACGGGAAAGCCGTTCGCGAAACATTAAATGCGGATTTACCACTCGCTATTGATCACTTCCGCTATTTTGCAGGTGCTATACGAGCACAAGAAGGCGGGCTTAGTCAGATTGATAACGACACGGTTGCATATCATTTCCATGAGCCACTAGGTGTTGTAGGGCAAATCATCCCTTGGAACTTCCCAATTCTTATGGCCGTTTGGAAACTGGCTCCTGCTCTTGCAGCAGGTAACTGCGTTGTGTTAAAGCCAGCCGAACAGACACCAGCATCTATATTAGTACTTATGGAGTTAATTGGTGACTTATTACCACCAGGTGTTGTGAATATTGTCAATGGCTTTGGTTTAGAAGCAGGGAAGCCACTGGCATCTAGTCCGCGAATAAGTAAAATTGCATTTACAGGTGAAACGACTACTGGTCGCTTAATCATGCAATATGCTTCTCAAAACTTAATTCCAGTCACATTAGAACTTGGAGGGAAATCACCAAATATTTTCTTTGAAGATATTATGGATGAAGACGATGCTTTTTTAGATAAAGCAGTAGAAGGATTTGTTCTGTTTGCTTTAAATCAAGGGGAAGTATGCACGTGTCCATCTCGTGTGCTTATTCAAGAATCTATTTATGACAAATTCATGGAGCGCGTCCTAGCTCGTGTAGAAGCGATTAATATAGGAAACCCACTAGATCCATCTGTCATGATGGGTGCACAAGCATCTACCGAGCAGATGGAAAAAATCTTGTCTTACTTAGATATAGGGAAGCAAGAAGGAGCAGAGTGTTTAATTGGTGGTAAACGTAATACACTAGATGGTGAATTGGCAGATGGGTATTATATTAAACCAACCGTATTTAAAGGTAATAACAGTATGCGTATTTTCCAAGAAGAAATTTTTGGACCAGTAGTGTCCGTAACTACTTTCAAAACGAAAGAAGAAGCACTAGAAATTGCAAATGATACTTTATATGGTTTAGGATCTGGTATTTGGACACGTAATATGAACACGGCATACCGTTTTGGACGTAGTATCCAAGCAGGACGTGTGTGGACAAACTGCTATCACCAATATCCAGCACATGCAGCATTTGGTGGTTATAAAATGTCTGGTATCGGCCGTGAGAACCATTTAATGATGTTAAGTCATTACCAACAAACAAAAAATTTACTAGTAAGTTACAATGAAAATAAACTAGGATTCTTTTAA
- a CDS encoding LLM class flavin-dependent oxidoreductase, translating into MEIGIYTLGDLGPNPHTGETISTSQRLREIIELGKLADDAGLDIFGIGEHHRLDYATSSPAIVLSAIAQVTERIKLTSTTSVLSTLDPVRLFEDFATLDQISNGRAEIIAGRGAFVESFPLFGYDLSDYDALFEENIKLLQQLNREEIVTWQGKFRSNLKNAMISPRPIQEELPIWIGVGGTPESAARAGRLGTGLALAILGGNPMHFKPLVDLYYQAAIEAGHSRDSLRVAVTGHTYIAKDTQQAKDEFYPYYSNYWAYVNKQRGMETRMSRSDFEHMASPETALFVGSPQQITEKILQQHELFGHQRFIAQMDIGGQSFSDVAKGLELFANEVVPIVRRETSK; encoded by the coding sequence ATGGAAATTGGAATTTACACATTAGGCGATTTAGGTCCTAATCCGCATACTGGAGAAACAATTAGTACATCGCAGCGTTTAAGAGAAATAATAGAACTAGGGAAATTGGCTGATGATGCGGGTCTTGATATTTTCGGAATTGGAGAACATCATAGACTAGATTACGCTACATCTTCCCCGGCAATTGTTCTTTCTGCCATTGCCCAAGTAACAGAGCGCATCAAACTAACGAGTACAACGTCTGTTTTAAGTACATTGGATCCTGTTCGCTTGTTTGAGGATTTTGCTACATTAGATCAAATTTCTAATGGAAGAGCTGAAATAATAGCTGGACGAGGAGCATTTGTGGAGTCTTTTCCCCTTTTCGGGTATGACTTGAGCGATTACGATGCTTTATTTGAAGAAAATATAAAATTGCTCCAACAATTGAACAGGGAAGAAATAGTAACATGGCAAGGGAAATTTCGTTCTAACCTTAAAAATGCAATGATCTCTCCTAGGCCGATTCAAGAGGAGCTTCCTATTTGGATTGGTGTCGGTGGTACTCCTGAAAGCGCAGCTAGAGCTGGGAGACTTGGAACAGGATTGGCTTTAGCTATACTTGGTGGAAATCCAATGCATTTTAAACCACTTGTAGATTTATATTATCAGGCTGCAATAGAAGCAGGTCATTCTCGTGATAGTTTACGTGTTGCAGTAACGGGTCACACATATATCGCCAAAGATACACAACAAGCAAAAGACGAGTTTTATCCATATTACTCAAATTATTGGGCTTACGTAAATAAACAAAGAGGAATGGAAACAAGAATGTCTCGTTCCGATTTTGAACATATGGCAAGTCCAGAAACTGCGCTATTTGTAGGTAGTCCACAGCAAATTACTGAAAAAATTCTTCAACAACATGAGCTATTTGGACACCAACGTTTTATTGCACAAATGGATATTGGTGGACAATCATTTAGTGATGTTGCAAAAGGACTTGAACTTTTCGCTAATGAAGTTGTTCCTATTGTAAGAAGAGAGACAAGTAAATAG
- a CDS encoding NAD(P)-dependent oxidoreductase produces the protein MRIGVIGATGKAGNIIFKEAADRGHEVTAIVRDASKLNDRNVQVLEKSIFDLSSDDVKQFDVVVNAFGAPLGEEQAHVDAGHALIEAIKGTDTRAIVVGGAGSLYVDEAKTIRIVDTPDFPDIFKPTATGQGRNLKELQETADIKWTFVSPAGHFDPEGKRTGSYQLGKDNLILNSKGESYISYADYAIAIVDEIENPKHINERFSVVSEAE, from the coding sequence ATGAGAATAGGCGTAATTGGAGCAACAGGTAAAGCAGGAAATATAATTTTTAAAGAGGCAGCAGACAGAGGGCATGAAGTAACTGCAATTGTAAGAGATGCTTCGAAATTGAATGATCGCAATGTTCAAGTTTTAGAAAAAAGCATATTCGATCTTTCATCAGATGATGTAAAACAGTTTGACGTAGTCGTAAATGCTTTTGGTGCTCCTCTTGGTGAAGAGCAAGCACATGTAGATGCTGGGCATGCTTTAATTGAAGCGATTAAAGGAACAGATACAAGAGCAATTGTTGTAGGTGGCGCAGGAAGTTTATATGTGGATGAAGCGAAAACAATTCGTATAGTCGATACACCTGATTTTCCAGACATTTTTAAACCAACAGCAACAGGTCAAGGAAGAAACTTAAAAGAATTACAAGAAACAGCTGATATTAAATGGACATTTGTTAGCCCTGCTGGCCACTTTGATCCGGAAGGTAAAAGAACAGGGTCATACCAATTAGGTAAAGATAATCTAATTTTAAACTCAAAAGGTGAAAGCTATATCAGTTATGCAGATTACGCAATTGCCATTGTAGATGAAATTGAAAATCCTAAGCATATCAATGAACGTTTTTCAGTTGTTTCAGAAGCGGAGTAA
- a CDS encoding Rrf2 family transcriptional regulator — protein MKISSRFTVAVHILSLINLDRNVICTSEWIAESVNTNPVVIRRVMGKLKNAGIIEIRRGLGGATLIMPLHEITLLDVYRAVEVMDAGELFQMHENPNPNCPIGANIQGVLELILFRAQDAMEAVLKEVTMEELVHVLNQKIG, from the coding sequence ATGAAAATCAGTAGTCGATTTACAGTGGCAGTTCATATACTTTCTTTAATAAATTTAGATAGAAATGTCATTTGTACATCTGAGTGGATTGCAGAAAGTGTTAATACAAATCCGGTAGTAATTCGAAGAGTAATGGGTAAACTAAAAAATGCTGGGATCATAGAGATTCGTCGTGGTCTAGGTGGAGCAACTCTTATAATGCCTTTACATGAAATAACATTATTAGATGTGTATCGTGCGGTAGAAGTAATGGATGCAGGAGAGCTTTTTCAAATGCATGAAAATCCAAATCCTAATTGTCCTATCGGTGCCAATATTCAAGGTGTACTTGAATTAATCTTATTCCGTGCACAAGATGCAATGGAAGCGGTATTAAAAGAAGTTACGATGGAAGAACTTGTTCATGTATTAAATCAAAAAATTGGGTAG
- a CDS encoding YitT family protein, with protein sequence MVARTFTIALGAILMAIGLELFLVPNLILDGGVVGASIIISHLTGLPLGVFIFILNIPFFFLGYKQIGKTFALSTLFGITVLSIFTSLLHNIDAFTSDLLLSTVFGGVTLGMGVGLVIRNGGSLDGSEILAILFNKALPFSVGEIIMIINLVIFSVAGFVFTWEQAMYSFLAYFVAFKTIDIVIQGLDESKSVFIISDTVEDIGDAIMDRLGRGVTYLHGEGAYTGDNKKVIFTVITRLEEAKLKSIVEEIDDKAFLAVGNVAEVQGGRFKKKDIH encoded by the coding sequence GTGGTAGCACGTACTTTTACGATTGCCCTAGGCGCAATTTTAATGGCCATCGGTTTAGAACTATTTTTAGTACCAAACCTAATTCTTGATGGCGGTGTTGTTGGGGCCTCCATTATCATCTCTCACTTAACAGGCCTCCCTCTTGGAGTTTTTATTTTCATCCTTAACATTCCTTTCTTTTTCCTAGGGTATAAGCAAATAGGGAAAACCTTCGCACTCTCTACACTCTTTGGTATTACTGTTCTATCTATCTTTACGTCACTTTTACATAATATTGATGCGTTTACTTCCGACTTATTACTTTCTACTGTATTTGGTGGTGTAACTCTTGGTATGGGAGTGGGTCTTGTTATTCGTAATGGCGGATCTTTGGATGGCTCTGAAATATTGGCTATCTTATTTAACAAAGCTCTACCTTTTTCTGTTGGTGAAATTATTATGATTATTAACTTAGTAATATTTTCTGTTGCCGGTTTTGTATTTACATGGGAACAAGCAATGTATTCATTTTTAGCATATTTTGTAGCCTTTAAAACAATCGATATCGTTATTCAAGGGCTGGATGAGTCTAAATCTGTCTTCATCATTAGTGATACTGTGGAAGATATTGGTGATGCTATTATGGATCGCTTAGGACGTGGTGTAACGTATTTACATGGTGAAGGGGCTTATACAGGAGACAATAAAAAAGTTATCTTTACCGTTATTACACGATTAGAAGAAGCTAAATTAAAATCCATTGTGGAAGAAATTGATGATAAAGCATTCTTAGCTGTAGGTAATGTCGCAGAGGTTCAAGGCGGTAGATTTAAGAAGAAAGATATACACTAA
- a CDS encoding acetyl-CoA hydrolase/transferase family protein, with translation MEKNIGRIKDTSLHSFVVSAEKAASWIEDGMTLGLSGFTRAGDAKAVPFALVERAKKDHFKVNIFTGASLGSDLDKVLSEAGIINKRLPFQADATMRKNINAANHLFVDQHLSQTAEMIRAGALPAIDFAIVEAVSITADGMIIPTTSVGNSLTFVSQAKNIIVEINLEHPESLEGLHDLYEPAEQGKREPIPLTKVDDRIGTVGIPFDLDKIKGIVFTKQADSPSTIIPPDHETGEMAEHLISFLREEVNVGRLTEKLAPIQAGIGSVANAVLHGMIDSEFKDLQVYSEVLQDSVFELIDAGKVNFASGCSITLSEEKMEQVYGDFDKYRDKLILRPQEITNHPEIIRRLGLISINTALEFDIYGNVNSTHVSGTKMMNGIGGSGDFARNARVAIFVTKSIAKGGNISSVVPFVAHVDHTEHDVDVVVTEQGYADLRGLAPRERAELIINNCVHPSYKEQLRNYYEEALTRGGQTPHVLEKAFSFHTNLANNGTMLEKVTVSL, from the coding sequence ATGGAAAAGAATATTGGGCGTATAAAAGATACTAGTTTACATAGCTTTGTTGTTAGCGCAGAAAAGGCTGCTTCTTGGATTGAAGATGGAATGACTTTAGGTTTAAGCGGATTTACACGTGCAGGTGACGCAAAAGCAGTTCCATTTGCATTAGTGGAAAGAGCGAAAAAAGACCATTTTAAAGTGAATATATTTACAGGAGCATCTTTAGGTTCCGATCTAGATAAAGTGTTATCAGAAGCGGGTATTATAAATAAGCGTTTACCATTCCAAGCAGATGCAACCATGCGAAAAAATATTAATGCTGCTAACCACTTATTTGTCGATCAGCATTTATCACAAACAGCAGAAATGATTCGAGCAGGCGCATTACCTGCAATTGATTTCGCAATTGTGGAAGCGGTTTCAATTACGGCAGATGGAATGATTATTCCAACTACATCTGTTGGAAACTCTTTAACATTTGTATCGCAAGCAAAAAATATTATTGTAGAAATAAACTTGGAGCACCCTGAGTCGTTAGAAGGGCTACATGATTTGTATGAGCCAGCAGAGCAAGGGAAGAGAGAACCGATTCCTTTAACAAAAGTAGATGATCGAATTGGTACTGTTGGTATTCCATTTGATCTAGATAAAATAAAGGGAATTGTGTTTACAAAACAAGCAGATTCTCCTTCCACAATTATTCCTCCAGATCATGAAACAGGGGAAATGGCAGAGCATTTAATTTCATTTCTTCGAGAAGAAGTGAATGTTGGTAGATTGACTGAAAAACTCGCTCCTATACAAGCGGGAATTGGTTCTGTGGCAAATGCTGTATTACATGGAATGATAGACTCTGAGTTTAAAGATTTACAAGTTTACTCGGAGGTTTTACAAGACTCTGTTTTCGAGCTAATAGACGCAGGAAAGGTAAACTTTGCTTCTGGATGTTCTATTACACTTTCAGAAGAAAAAATGGAGCAAGTATATGGTGACTTTGATAAATACCGCGATAAATTAATCTTAAGACCACAGGAGATTACGAATCATCCAGAAATTATTCGTCGACTCGGATTAATATCTATTAATACAGCTTTAGAATTCGATATTTATGGTAATGTCAATTCTACACATGTGTCTGGAACAAAGATGATGAATGGTATTGGGGGTTCTGGTGACTTCGCTCGTAATGCACGAGTAGCCATTTTTGTAACAAAATCAATTGCAAAAGGCGGCAATATTTCTAGTGTTGTTCCTTTCGTGGCGCATGTAGACCATACAGAGCATGATGTGGATGTAGTCGTAACAGAGCAAGGTTATGCCGATCTTCGAGGCTTAGCGCCTAGAGAACGAGCAGAGTTAATTATTAATAACTGCGTACACCCTTCTTACAAGGAGCAACTACGAAATTATTACGAAGAAGCGCTAACTAGAGGTGGGCAAACACCACATGTTTTGGAAAAGGCATTTTCATTCCACACAAATCTAGCGAATAATGGAACCATGCTAGAGAAAGTAACGGTATCTTTGTAA
- a CDS encoding LytTR family DNA-binding domain-containing protein has translation MKDLSIVALLDVIGELFSDEISIAVSDTEKYIYYRSSKRVDLKISPGDPVKEGTLAYKAMKSKQNVSEFIDREVFGVPYHGMAVPFQHNGELEGCVLAIHPAFTDGKSVITIKTQDGWVPIPFSDVIYLEAKDRKTHIVTKSFSGTHTSSLQDFEYRLPRDLFIRCHRSFIVNVHHIKEIYPDTHSTFVLAMNNEEKISVSQSYSSYFRKLLGF, from the coding sequence ATGAAAGACTTATCCATTGTTGCGCTATTAGATGTGATTGGTGAATTGTTTTCAGATGAAATATCTATAGCAGTTTCTGACACGGAAAAATACATTTACTATCGGTCAAGTAAACGAGTTGATTTGAAAATATCTCCTGGTGATCCAGTAAAAGAAGGAACACTTGCTTATAAAGCCATGAAAAGTAAGCAAAATGTATCGGAATTTATTGATCGAGAGGTGTTTGGTGTCCCTTATCATGGAATGGCTGTGCCTTTTCAGCATAATGGCGAGTTAGAAGGCTGTGTATTAGCTATTCATCCTGCGTTTACCGATGGAAAATCTGTAATAACGATTAAAACACAAGACGGTTGGGTTCCTATTCCTTTTTCTGATGTTATTTATTTAGAAGCGAAAGATCGTAAAACACATATTGTAACGAAATCTTTCTCTGGAACCCATACTAGTTCCTTGCAAGACTTTGAATATCGGCTTCCAAGGGATTTGTTTATCCGTTGTCATCGTTCTTTTATCGTAAATGTTCATCATATTAAAGAAATTTATCCTGATACGCATTCTACGTTTGTGTTAGCGATGAATAATGAAGAAAAAATATCAGTAAGCCAATCGTATTCTAGTTATTTTCGAAAGTTATTAGGATTTTAA